GGCACGCTGTTCTTCATTGCGCGCACGCTCAGCGGCTTCTACAGCGCGCAGTTGTTCGCCATGAGTCTGGCGTTTTCGACCCTGCTGGCGTTGCGCTTGCGCAAGACGCCGCTGCACTGGCGGGATTTTTCCGCCACAGTGTTTTGGCAGGCACTGGTCTACGGTTTCCCGCTCATCGGCTTCGAGTTCTTTTCCATGCTGCTGGCTTACATCGACCGCTACCTGATTCACTTTTTCCTCGACGCCACCGCGGTGGGCCTGTACAGCGCCTCCTACAATCTGGCCGATTATCTCAAAGACATCGTGGTGCTGCCGTTTGCCAGCGCCATCATGCCGGTGTACATGCAAACCTGGGCCAAAAAAGGCAAGGAAGAGACCCGCAAGTTTTTGCAGAGCGCATTGCGCACTTATGCGCTGTTCGCCGCCCCGCTGATTTTCGGCTGCGCCGCGGTCGGCAACAACTTCATCCGCGTGGTGGCCTCGGAAAAATTCGTCGCCGGCAGCGCCATCATTCCGTGGACCATCGTCGGCCTGATGATCAACGGCGCTCTGCCCATTCTCGCCGCCAGCCACTACATCCAGAAGAAAACCCGGCGGCTGGTCGGCATCCTCACCGGCGCGATGCTGGTGAACCTGCTCGCCAACTGGCTGCTCATTCCGCGGCTCGAGATTCTCGGCGCGGCCATCGCCAAACTGGTGAGTTATCTCTTCATGGCGGTCGTGGTGACCCTCTACACCAAGCGCTTCCTCGGGCTGCAGGTGCCCTGGGTGGCGGTGGGCAAATATCTAACTGCGGGTGCCCTCATGTATCTGGCGGTGGCCAGCGTGCATATCTCGACGCCGTTGGTCGATCTCATGGCGGAAACCGCGGTGGGCGCTATTGTTTACTTCGCGGTGGTGGTGACCATCG
Above is a window of bacterium DNA encoding:
- a CDS encoding oligosaccharide flippase family protein, translated to MTHSLGRFLRHSSHYSIGEILILLSTLVSFPVTTRIFAVHEYGLMNLISNALLVLVACAKCGLQNSVVRYYDEYAEHKQPHSVQTFISSLLLGGLAAAAAFTALWIVATTSFSEFWFGESVLPSLLLLSSGLIFLRAGESLLLAFLRAEQQTILFNGYRVIAKYVTLAAILGTLFFIARTLSGFYSAQLFAMSLAFSTLLALRLRKTPLHWRDFSATVFWQALVYGFPLIGFEFFSMLLAYIDRYLIHFFLDATAVGLYSASYNLADYLKDIVVLPFASAIMPVYMQTWAKKGKEETRKFLQSALRTYALFAAPLIFGCAAVGNNFIRVVASEKFVAGSAIIPWTIVGLMINGALPILAASHYIQKKTRRLVGILTGAMLVNLLANWLLIPRLEILGAAIAKLVSYLFMAVVVTLYTKRFLGLQVPWVAVGKYLTAGALMYLAVASVHISTPLVDLMAETAVGAIVYFAVVVTIDAVFRENLKTYVRRRLELLRRG